A portion of the Clostridium gelidum genome contains these proteins:
- a CDS encoding sigma-70 family RNA polymerase sigma factor, producing MKIEEGNLISELRKKNEKALDYVIDNYGWVIKSIVYKHLYNLKGVQDECINDILLGIWNNIDSFDENKSEFRNWVAGITKFKSIDYKRKYLKGLEYENIDDLDISVPDNTHQEIIKDELDDDILDMLNCLKEKDKDLFYKLYVEEKGIDDVSAETGLKRDAIYNRLSRGKKKIQKIFNFSESRGL from the coding sequence ATGAAAATTGAAGAAGGAAATTTAATTTCTGAATTAAGAAAAAAGAATGAAAAAGCTTTAGATTATGTTATTGATAACTATGGATGGGTCATTAAATCCATTGTATACAAACATCTTTATAATCTAAAAGGTGTACAAGATGAATGTATTAATGACATACTTCTTGGAATTTGGAATAACATCGATAGTTTTGATGAAAATAAAAGTGAATTTAGGAATTGGGTAGCTGGAATAACAAAATTTAAGAGCATTGATTATAAGAGAAAATATTTAAAAGGATTAGAATATGAAAATATAGATGACCTCGATATAAGTGTTCCAGATAATACCCATCAAGAAATTATCAAGGATGAATTAGATGATGATATTTTAGATATGCTAAATTGCTTAAAAGAAAAGGATAAGGATTTGTTTTATAAGTTATATGTTGAGGAAAAAGGAATCGATGATGTAAGCGCTGAAACAGGACTTAAGAGAGATGCAATTTACAATAGATTATCTAGAGGAAAGAAGAAGATACAAAAAATATTTAATTTTTCAGAAAGTAGAGGGTTGT
- a CDS encoding 3-deoxy-7-phosphoheptulonate synthase yields MSFINVRKIPSPEEIKDLTPLTANLKKIKAERDAEIKEIFAGNSDKFIVIIGPCSADDENSVCDYISRLAKVNEQVKDKLFIIPRIYTNKPRTTGEGYKGMFHQPDPEKSPNILEGLIAIRKMFIRSIEESHLTPADEMLYPSNYMYCDDLLSYVAVGARSVENQQHRLTASGIDVPVGMKNPTSGDISVMFNSIQAAHAKHNFLYRHQEVNTTGNPYAHAIMRGSVNKHGNNIPNYHYEDLVRVAEAYGEADFPYPAVIVDANHANSMKKFAEQPRIVKEVLRSREYNSDIKKLVKGVMIESYIEEGTQKIDDRIYGKSITDPCLGWEATEKLLYYMAEQV; encoded by the coding sequence ATGAGTTTTATAAATGTAAGAAAAATACCATCTCCAGAGGAAATTAAAGATCTTACTCCTCTAACTGCTAATCTAAAAAAGATTAAGGCTGAAAGAGATGCAGAAATCAAAGAAATATTTGCTGGAAATAGCGATAAATTTATTGTTATCATAGGACCTTGCTCAGCAGATGATGAGAATTCAGTTTGTGATTATATTAGTAGACTAGCAAAAGTAAATGAACAAGTTAAGGATAAACTTTTTATTATTCCTAGAATTTACACAAATAAGCCTAGAACTACAGGTGAAGGATATAAGGGAATGTTTCACCAACCAGATCCAGAAAAATCACCTAATATCCTTGAGGGATTAATAGCTATTAGAAAGATGTTTATTCGTTCAATAGAAGAATCTCATCTAACTCCTGCTGATGAAATGCTTTATCCTTCAAACTATATGTATTGCGATGATTTATTATCTTATGTAGCAGTTGGGGCAAGAAGTGTTGAAAATCAACAACATAGGCTTACAGCTAGTGGAATTGATGTTCCTGTTGGTATGAAGAATCCAACAAGTGGTGATATATCAGTAATGTTTAATTCAATTCAAGCAGCACATGCAAAACATAACTTCTTATATAGACATCAAGAAGTTAATACAACTGGTAATCCATATGCACATGCTATTATGCGTGGATCAGTTAATAAACATGGTAACAATATCCCAAATTATCATTATGAAGATTTAGTAAGAGTTGCTGAAGCTTATGGCGAAGCTGATTTCCCATATCCAGCAGTAATTGTTGATGCAAATCATGCTAATTCTATGAAGAAATTTGCAGAGCAACCTCGTATCGTAAAAGAAGTACTTCGTAGTAGAGAATATAATAGTGATATTAAAAAGTTAGTTAAAGGTGTTATGATCGAAAGTTACATAGAAGAAGGAACTCAAAAAATTGATGACCGTATTTATGGTAAATCAATCACTGATCCATGTCTCGGCTGGGAAGCTACTGAAAAGTTACTTTATTACATGGCTGAACAAGTTTAA
- a CDS encoding histidinol-phosphatase HisJ family protein, with protein MRYLSDYHLHSKYSFDGNQTIEQIIRKAISIELNEICITEHISFDPKDISYNFFDFKEYENEIQRLSDEYCGKINIKKGLEIGEYHLHKEDFDKYFKEHNLDFIIGSIHNLNGRGFRTNISENGVKYTYEAYFKEVLAFVQIGDFDVLGHLDIVQRYAFEVGNVYNLEDYKNYIYDILKTIISRGKGIEINTSGLSNNLLFPKLEILHMYKDLGGEILTVGSDAHSRNRVGEKVSYVYDMLNDIGFNYVFTYDHRQMNGITL; from the coding sequence ATGAGATATTTAAGTGATTACCACCTACATTCAAAATATTCTTTTGATGGTAACCAAACAATTGAACAAATTATACGTAAAGCGATTTCTATAGAATTGAATGAAATATGCATAACAGAACATATTAGCTTTGATCCTAAAGATATCAGTTACAATTTCTTTGATTTCAAGGAATATGAAAATGAAATACAACGACTTTCAGATGAATATTGTGGAAAAATCAATATAAAAAAAGGGCTAGAAATTGGAGAATATCATCTTCATAAAGAAGATTTTGATAAATATTTTAAAGAACATAATTTAGATTTTATAATAGGCTCAATACATAACCTAAATGGACGCGGCTTTAGAACAAATATTTCTGAAAATGGTGTTAAATATACTTACGAGGCTTATTTTAAGGAAGTTTTAGCATTTGTGCAAATAGGTGATTTCGATGTCCTTGGCCATCTTGATATCGTCCAAAGATATGCTTTTGAAGTTGGCAACGTATATAATCTTGAGGATTATAAAAACTATATATATGATATTTTAAAAACAATAATTTCTAGAGGAAAAGGAATTGAAATAAATACGTCTGGTTTATCTAATAATTTACTTTTTCCAAAACTTGAAATATTACATATGTACAAAGATCTAGGTGGTGAAATTTTAACAGTAGGTTCCGATGCGCATAGTCGTAATAGAGTTGGTGAAAAAGTAAGTTATGTATATGATATGTTAAATGATATTGGCTTTAACTATGTATTTACTTATGATCATAGACAAATGAATGGAATAACTTTATAG
- a CDS encoding endo-1,4-beta-xylanase — MFIRKKNFRLMGLAITFFMISGIYTSSPCIATELNSSTSNVKVGETQVKDFQRDIPSLAATYKDYFTIGTAVLPNQLDSSNIQSEFIKYQYNEIVAGNCMKMDATEPTENNFKFDDADKLLAYTQANNMKLRGHNLIWHSQVPAWFFQDKNDASKPASRDLLLSRMKNHIQNVAGRYAGKIDSWDVVNEVISDSNGLRDDSGNSKYKSIIGDVDGDGFDSDYIELAFKYAREADPKAKLIINDYGMEGSTRKRDDMYNLIKRLLEKGVPIDGVGLQMHVSMYSPSAQQVKDCIEKFATLKSIKPNFDIQVTEADMSIYNGNEPTKEVTNDIYLQQATQYKKLFEVFKEEAVKKNISTVMMWGEADCDTWLDDFPVKDRKDAPLLFDRNLQAKPAYWAIVDPSKVKGVFRQSVNTPKTTIAIGAAVDAKWSTLSSFDADNYVVGKNGAIASIKTAYDNDNLYVLADVKDSTVGDKDGIDIFVDKTGSKVEKYSATRTTNTDTIKTIDKADGYQVQFKIPFSGFTPVVGAKLAFDIKINDSVGNGEIASSAVWNDFSNKQDADSSKYGYLVLDADNKILETKYGIPTIDGNIDSVWDLASSVETNVLVEGKAGAKATVKTLWADSYLYVLCQVKDSVLDKTSKDDYQQDSVEAFLDENNSRGETYDADDVQYRVNYENKQSFNGKCDKAKFKSATKTTADGYVVEMAIPLKTPGVANKVMGFDAQVNDGTAGKRTGVLSWCDKTGKGYATMAKIGNIKLLALAGK; from the coding sequence TTGTTTATCAGGAAAAAAAATTTTAGACTAATGGGTTTAGCAATTACTTTTTTTATGATTTCTGGAATTTATACAAGCAGTCCGTGCATAGCGACAGAATTAAATTCGTCAACTAGCAATGTAAAAGTAGGAGAAACACAAGTTAAAGACTTTCAAAGAGATATTCCAAGTTTAGCCGCAACATATAAGGATTATTTCACAATTGGAACAGCAGTGCTTCCGAATCAACTTGATAGTTCTAATATTCAATCAGAGTTTATAAAATATCAGTATAATGAAATAGTTGCTGGTAATTGTATGAAGATGGATGCAACAGAGCCAACTGAAAACAATTTCAAATTTGATGATGCAGACAAGCTTTTAGCATATACTCAAGCAAACAATATGAAATTAAGAGGTCATAATTTGATTTGGCATAGTCAAGTTCCAGCTTGGTTCTTCCAAGATAAAAATGATGCAAGTAAACCTGCTTCACGTGATTTATTATTAAGCAGAATGAAAAACCATATCCAAAATGTAGCAGGTAGATATGCTGGAAAAATCGATTCTTGGGACGTTGTAAATGAGGTTATTTCAGATTCAAATGGTTTAAGAGATGATAGCGGAAATTCAAAATATAAATCTATAATCGGAGATGTTGATGGAGATGGCTTTGACAGTGATTACATTGAATTAGCCTTCAAATATGCTCGTGAAGCTGATCCAAAAGCAAAATTAATTATAAATGATTATGGAATGGAAGGAAGCACTAGAAAAAGAGATGATATGTACAATCTTATTAAGAGATTACTTGAAAAAGGTGTTCCTATAGATGGTGTAGGCCTTCAAATGCATGTTTCTATGTATAGTCCTTCAGCTCAACAAGTTAAAGACTGTATTGAAAAATTTGCAACTTTAAAAAGCATTAAGCCAAACTTTGATATTCAAGTAACAGAAGCAGATATGTCAATATATAATGGCAATGAACCTACAAAAGAAGTAACTAATGATATTTATTTGCAACAAGCAACTCAATATAAAAAGTTATTTGAAGTATTTAAAGAAGAAGCAGTTAAAAAGAATATAAGTACAGTTATGATGTGGGGTGAGGCAGACTGTGATACATGGTTAGATGATTTTCCAGTAAAAGATAGAAAAGATGCACCGTTATTATTTGATAGAAATTTACAAGCTAAACCAGCCTATTGGGCAATTGTTGATCCTTCAAAGGTTAAGGGCGTATTTAGACAATCAGTAAATACACCAAAGACAACAATTGCAATTGGAGCAGCTGTAGATGCTAAATGGTCTACACTTTCATCTTTTGATGCTGATAATTATGTAGTAGGAAAAAATGGAGCCATAGCTTCAATAAAAACTGCATACGATAATGATAATTTATATGTTCTTGCAGATGTAAAAGACAGTACAGTTGGAGATAAAGACGGCATAGATATATTTGTAGACAAAACTGGTTCTAAAGTAGAAAAATATTCAGCAACTAGAACAACTAATACAGACACAATTAAAACTATTGATAAAGCTGACGGATATCAAGTACAATTTAAAATACCGTTTAGTGGATTTACACCTGTAGTAGGAGCTAAACTTGCATTTGATATTAAAATTAACGATAGTGTAGGTAATGGAGAAATAGCTTCTTCAGCAGTTTGGAATGATTTCAGTAATAAGCAAGATGCAGATTCAAGTAAATATGGATATTTAGTGCTAGATGCAGATAATAAAATTTTAGAAACTAAATATGGAATTCCAACTATTGATGGAAATATAGATAGTGTATGGGATCTTGCAAGCAGTGTAGAAACCAATGTACTTGTAGAAGGAAAAGCAGGAGCTAAAGCAACTGTTAAAACTTTATGGGCTGATAGTTATCTTTATGTTCTTTGTCAAGTTAAAGATAGTGTATTAGATAAAACTAGTAAAGATGATTACCAACAAGATTCAGTAGAAGCCTTCTTAGATGAAAACAATTCAAGAGGTGAAACTTATGATGCTGATGATGTTCAATACAGAGTTAATTATGAAAATAAACAAAGTTTTAACGGTAAGTGTGATAAAGCTAAATTCAAATCTGCTACCAAAACTACTGCAGATGGATATGTAGTTGAAATGGCAATACCATTAAAGACTCCTGGTGTAGCTAATAAAGTTATGGGATTTGATGCTCAAGTAAATGATGGTACTGCAGGTAAGAGAACAGGCGTACTTAGTTGGTGTGATAAAACAGGAAAAGGTTACGCAACTATGGCTAAGATTGGTAATATAAAACTTCTTGCATTAGCAGGAAAGTAA
- a CDS encoding MDR family MFS transporter, protein MEATKIGKSTTKINSKAIIGVLVFSAFLAVFNETILNVALSSLMTEMNVTAGTIQWIITAYMIVVSVMVPVTAFLIQTFETKKLYLGAMTLLLIGTICAACSGSFVMLLISRMLQASGTGMMIPIMMNTVLLITPQEKHGSAMGICGCAISLGPALGPTFAGIILQFFSWHALFIILIPLIVLAMLLGNINLVNVSTLTKPKIDIISIILSTIGIGGVIYGISSLSGGGNKKIIGIIFIIGILALIVFCKRQLSLKEPMLEIRTFKYPLFSIGVILVMISMMTMFTMNVMLPMFLQGALKTTTFVAAMVLLPAALANGLVTPISGKIYDKVGVKVLIPVGFTIILVALFILSRSNSDTSLIKIIVSYIAVCIGVGITMSPCQTSSLNQLPKEAYPHGVAIVNTLQQISAAIGSSLFIGIMSAAQLKALNNSATEQVAVATGFQSGTLVAVIFVIIGLCLSFTLGLGSKKLSLPSDLTLTNKEVSNN, encoded by the coding sequence ATGGAAGCAACAAAAATAGGAAAATCTACAACAAAAATTAATTCAAAAGCAATTATAGGAGTATTAGTGTTTAGTGCATTTTTAGCTGTATTTAATGAAACTATACTAAATGTAGCGTTATCTTCATTAATGACAGAAATGAATGTTACAGCGGGAACTATACAATGGATAATAACTGCATACATGATAGTTGTGTCGGTTATGGTGCCAGTTACAGCATTTTTAATTCAGACATTTGAAACAAAGAAGCTATATTTAGGGGCAATGACGTTACTTTTAATTGGAACAATATGTGCAGCTTGTTCAGGATCTTTTGTAATGTTACTTATTTCAAGAATGTTACAAGCTTCAGGAACTGGGATGATGATTCCAATTATGATGAATACAGTATTATTAATTACACCACAAGAAAAACATGGATCAGCTATGGGAATTTGTGGTTGTGCAATTTCACTTGGACCAGCACTTGGACCAACATTTGCAGGAATTATTCTACAATTTTTTAGTTGGCATGCATTATTTATTATATTAATACCACTTATAGTTTTAGCTATGTTACTTGGAAATATTAATTTAGTTAATGTATCAACACTTACAAAGCCAAAGATTGATATTATATCAATTATATTATCAACTATAGGAATTGGTGGAGTTATATATGGTATAAGCAGTTTAAGTGGAGGTGGAAACAAGAAGATTATTGGTATAATATTTATTATTGGAATATTAGCATTGATTGTATTTTGCAAACGTCAATTATCTTTAAAAGAACCAATGCTTGAGATACGTACATTTAAATATCCTTTATTTTCAATAGGAGTAATACTTGTTATGATTTCTATGATGACAATGTTCACTATGAATGTAATGTTACCTATGTTTCTACAAGGCGCACTTAAAACTACAACTTTTGTAGCAGCAATGGTATTACTTCCAGCAGCACTTGCTAATGGATTAGTAACTCCTATAAGTGGAAAAATATATGACAAAGTTGGAGTAAAAGTATTAATCCCAGTAGGATTTACTATAATACTTGTCGCATTATTTATTTTATCACGTTCAAATAGTGATACATCTCTTATTAAGATTATAGTGTCATACATAGCAGTATGTATTGGAGTTGGTATTACAATGTCACCTTGCCAAACAAGTTCTCTTAACCAATTGCCAAAAGAAGCTTATCCTCATGGGGTAGCAATTGTAAATACCCTTCAACAAATATCAGCAGCAATTGGTTCCTCATTATTTATTGGTATAATGTCAGCAGCACAGCTAAAAGCCTTAAATAATTCAGCTACTGAGCAAGTTGCAGTAGCTACAGGATTTCAATCAGGTACATTGGTTGCAGTTATATTTGTGATAATAGGACTTTGTTTATCATTTACTTTAGGACTAGGAAGTAAAAAATTATCTTTACCATCTGATTTAACATTAACCAATAAAGAGGTAAGTAATAATTAG
- a CDS encoding TetR/AcrR family transcriptional regulator encodes MSSNKVNTKEKFIETASRLFEIKGYNATGLNEILAESGAPKGSLYYHFPKGKEQLALESINLAGEKIKNKIKDALESIENPVEAIMINIENIATIIDNEQKTRDISISLIALETYLTSEILRKACEEIFTSLENIYAEKLIKSGVSREKAYELGGAIAAMIEGGIILSLTKRNGNSLRLIAKQIPNLINT; translated from the coding sequence ATGAGTAGTAATAAGGTGAATACAAAAGAAAAATTTATAGAAACTGCATCAAGGCTTTTTGAAATTAAGGGATATAATGCAACAGGACTAAATGAAATATTAGCAGAAAGTGGAGCGCCAAAGGGTTCGTTATATTATCATTTTCCTAAAGGAAAAGAGCAGCTTGCTTTAGAATCTATAAATTTAGCAGGGGAAAAAATAAAGAATAAAATAAAAGATGCCTTAGAAAGTATTGAAAATCCAGTTGAAGCTATCATGATAAATATAGAAAATATAGCAACAATAATTGATAATGAACAAAAAACTAGGGATATATCTATAAGTTTAATAGCTTTAGAGACGTATTTAACAAGCGAAATTTTAAGAAAAGCTTGCGAAGAAATCTTTACTTCATTAGAAAATATATATGCTGAAAAATTAATTAAATCTGGAGTAAGCAGAGAAAAAGCTTATGAATTAGGTGGTGCAATTGCTGCTATGATTGAGGGTGGAATTATTTTATCACTTACAAAGAGAAATGGTAACTCACTTAGACTAATTGCTAAACAAATACCTAATTTAATAAATACATAG
- a CDS encoding FMN-binding protein: MKKYIIISAICIAVVCSILAINYMKKISSYKEKVNNIVIKEVNLDNKEDGKYIGEFNADVISAKVEVEIKNKKISNINILEHKNERGTPAEVIPKKVVEAQSLKVDAISGATNSSKVILKAIENAITK, translated from the coding sequence ATGAAGAAATATATTATAATAAGTGCAATATGTATAGCTGTGGTTTGTAGCATACTTGCGATTAATTATATGAAGAAGATAAGCAGCTATAAAGAAAAAGTAAATAATATAGTGATAAAAGAGGTTAATTTAGATAATAAGGAAGATGGCAAATATATTGGAGAATTTAATGCAGATGTAATTTCGGCAAAGGTGGAGGTAGAAATTAAAAATAAAAAAATAAGTAATATAAATATATTAGAACATAAAAATGAGAGAGGAACACCAGCAGAGGTGATTCCTAAAAAAGTAGTAGAGGCACAAAGCTTAAAGGTTGATGCTATTTCAGGAGCCACTAATAGTAGTAAAGTAATCTTAAAAGCTATAGAAAATGCTATTACTAAATGA
- a CDS encoding TetR/AcrR family transcriptional regulator codes for MENLNPKDKRRNINKTDIINAAERLFFSKGYNNSTMDEVAKESGFTKRTLYSYFTSKEEIYEKIKERGYLILNDLFLEELEKEKNSSEISKIKSMGYSFLKFEREYRGYFRSIFESEGYMVECELLEQTTLDMLQTCIKEGVKKGEITDKIDCVSISLILWSVLMGFVNTFSRKEEYIKGYFKKDIREVTENGFDFILNSIKKEKV; via the coding sequence ATGGAAAATTTAAATCCTAAAGATAAAAGAAGAAATATCAATAAGACGGATATTATAAATGCAGCAGAAAGACTATTTTTTAGCAAAGGTTATAATAATTCTACCATGGATGAAGTTGCTAAAGAATCAGGTTTTACTAAAAGAACACTTTATAGCTATTTTACTAGTAAAGAAGAAATATATGAAAAGATTAAGGAAAGAGGATATTTAATTTTAAATGATTTATTTTTAGAAGAATTAGAAAAAGAAAAAAATTCATCAGAAATTTCAAAAATAAAATCAATGGGGTATTCATTTTTAAAATTTGAAAGAGAGTATAGGGGTTATTTTAGATCTATTTTCGAGAGTGAAGGTTATATGGTAGAATGCGAATTATTAGAACAAACAACTTTGGACATGCTTCAAACATGTATAAAAGAAGGGGTAAAGAAAGGCGAGATTACAGATAAAATAGATTGTGTGAGTATTTCTTTAATACTATGGTCAGTTCTTATGGGGTTTGTTAACACGTTTTCAAGAAAAGAAGAATATATAAAAGGTTATTTCAAAAAAGATATTAGAGAAGTAACAGAAAATGGATTTGATTTTATTTTAAATTCAATAAAGAAAGAAAAAGTTTAA
- a CDS encoding DUF503 domain-containing protein, with amino-acid sequence MNILIIEVTLRASWVHSLKEKRMIVKSIIQKLKNKFNISVAEIENQDIHNTIVIGIAGICANSAQLDSTMEHITTFIECNTDAEIIDIQKEDMKY; translated from the coding sequence ATGAATATTTTAATTATAGAAGTTACCCTAAGAGCATCATGGGTACACTCATTAAAAGAAAAAAGAATGATTGTAAAAAGCATAATTCAAAAATTGAAAAATAAATTTAACATATCAGTAGCAGAAATAGAGAATCAAGATATTCATAATACAATAGTTATAGGAATTGCAGGAATATGTGCAAATTCAGCTCAATTAGATTCTACAATGGAGCATATTACAACTTTTATAGAATGTAATACAGATGCAGAAATAATAGATATTCAAAAAGAAGATATGAAATATTGA
- a CDS encoding 3'-5' exoribonuclease YhaM family protein: MNTKENFLSDMKSGETIKISLMVMKIIFKDSDKVVCILADKSGEIKANILNKNGDIKEGRVIDIEVIKDGKLDVKKYEFISDYDVSDYLPTLNRPIEEIMEEIELYTDKYIISREGKALNDYFFKDEEFLDKFKRGIGGVSMHHNYIGGLAEHTLNVMYLTIMLCERYDCRRTETALLAAKLHDIGKIYELYYDGPFKYTLRGEMEGHIVIGTEMINEAIREKSSLYSEDFAMRIKGCVIQHHGKLEYGSPRDMKMEEAFIVNYADSIDATMNKISQIKDKTESGNWSEYDRRIETKLYL, from the coding sequence ATGAATACAAAAGAGAATTTTTTAAGCGATATGAAAAGTGGGGAGACTATAAAAATATCATTAATGGTAATGAAAATAATATTTAAGGATTCTGACAAAGTTGTATGTATATTAGCAGATAAAAGTGGTGAAATAAAGGCTAATATACTAAATAAAAATGGCGATATTAAAGAAGGAAGAGTAATAGATATTGAAGTAATCAAGGATGGTAAGCTAGATGTAAAAAAATATGAATTTATTTCAGATTATGATGTTTCAGATTATCTGCCAACATTAAATAGACCAATTGAAGAGATCATGGAGGAAATTGAATTATATACAGATAAATATATAATTTCAAGGGAAGGCAAAGCTTTAAATGATTATTTCTTTAAAGACGAAGAATTCTTAGATAAGTTTAAAAGGGGCATAGGAGGTGTATCCATGCATCATAACTATATAGGAGGGCTCGCAGAACATACCCTAAATGTTATGTATTTAACTATAATGCTTTGTGAAAGATATGACTGCAGAAGAACAGAAACTGCGCTGCTTGCTGCAAAGCTTCATGACATTGGGAAGATTTATGAATTATATTATGATGGTCCTTTTAAATATACTCTTAGGGGAGAAATGGAAGGTCACATTGTAATTGGAACAGAGATGATTAATGAGGCCATTAGGGAAAAATCTTCACTTTACTCAGAAGATTTTGCTATGAGAATAAAAGGTTGTGTTATTCAGCATCATGGAAAGCTTGAATATGGTTCTCCAAGAGACATGAAAATGGAAGAAGCATTCATAGTAAATTATGCTGATTCTATAGATGCTACTATGAATAAGATTTCTCAAATAAAAGATAAAACAGAATCAGGTAATTGGTCAGAATATGATAGAAGAATTGAAACTAAATTATATTTATGA
- a CDS encoding ribose-phosphate pyrophosphokinase encodes MSELNHELGIIALESSMELGNAIDKYIQNNRNCNESFLIPLDEIRFSNGEGKVKISESVRGKDIYILCDVGNYSCTYKMFGIENHKGPDEHFQDIKRTVGAIRGKAARITVIMPLLYESRQHRRKGRESLDCALALQELERLGVDEIITFDVHDPNIQNAIPLLSFENIYPTYDIVKAIICNEKSLELDKEKLLVISPDTGAMDRAIYYSSTLGVDVGLFYKRRDHSTIINGKNPIVQHEYMGRDVIGKDVLIVDDMIASGESVLDIAKELKKIGAKNVYVAATFAFFTEGFEKFNKAYEDGLITRIYSTNLSYIPQELYNSEWFEGVDLSELSARIINRLNHGRSIAKYMDATRIIQNLLNK; translated from the coding sequence ATGAGTGAATTAAATCATGAACTTGGAATCATAGCATTAGAAAGTAGTATGGAATTGGGTAATGCTATAGACAAGTATATCCAAAACAACAGAAATTGTAATGAATCATTCTTAATACCACTTGATGAAATAAGATTTTCAAATGGAGAAGGAAAGGTTAAGATTTCTGAATCTGTTAGAGGAAAAGATATTTATATTTTATGTGATGTTGGAAATTATAGCTGTACATACAAAATGTTTGGAATTGAAAATCACAAAGGTCCGGATGAACATTTCCAAGATATAAAGAGAACTGTTGGGGCAATAAGAGGGAAGGCAGCAAGAATAACTGTAATAATGCCTCTTTTATATGAATCAAGACAACATAGACGTAAAGGTAGAGAATCTTTAGATTGTGCATTAGCACTTCAAGAACTTGAAAGATTAGGCGTTGATGAAATTATTACTTTTGATGTTCACGACCCTAATATTCAAAATGCTATTCCACTGTTATCTTTTGAAAATATTTATCCAACTTATGATATTGTAAAAGCAATTATATGTAATGAAAAATCCTTAGAATTAGATAAAGAAAAATTACTTGTAATAAGTCCAGATACTGGAGCCATGGATAGAGCTATTTATTATTCAAGTACTTTAGGTGTTGATGTTGGTTTATTCTACAAGAGAAGAGATCACTCTACAATTATAAATGGAAAAAATCCTATTGTTCAACATGAATATATGGGTAGAGATGTTATAGGAAAAGATGTTTTAATTGTTGATGATATGATAGCATCTGGAGAATCTGTTCTTGATATTGCAAAAGAATTAAAGAAAATAGGTGCTAAGAATGTATATGTTGCTGCAACATTTGCTTTCTTTACAGAAGGATTTGAAAAATTTAATAAAGCTTATGAAGATGGTTTAATAACAAGAATATATTCTACTAATTTATCATATATACCACAAGAATTATATAATTCTGAATGGTTTGAGGGCGTTGATCTGTCAGAACTTTCAGCTAGAATCATAAATAGATTAAATCATGGTAGATCTATTGCGAAATATATGGATGCAACTAGAATAATACAGAATTTATTAAATAAATAA